A window of the Enterobacteriaceae bacterium 4M9 genome harbors these coding sequences:
- a CDS encoding TULIP family P47-like protein, whose product MATTTDDTTLAPVPVTEIPTRPTTDTYNWDTVVALHYDTTNTALTDNWGSVDSRVKSISQAASDDPSYQIQASLSPWQLTTGGDGKNINMIVPVAGGTYQAGAHSYSLDGLGMSVIIQINMDWIPDPDQKSFVINSGVDGIVDDLDKYIIDTALINDFAANGVTIASDWSVAINTKGSAWTLGAPDNSVFYALFFSQDKDQNTFLSVYQFIHSFSNQLVALSHEAGGTPAVVVMNIMNPPNAGSIGNAVLPDLMSEWFNSNISYFNFIFSVIDLTLQLDKSPSYTWIDPTTTSYAVIDEQTMTSSVMGVLTMVQNNPPGTNHQVSPNAIPTGPDANGADVGMLISGQNFMKNMMLGGAKHLFDNANDEDFSIFNDGLSIKNVNKLTYGYFKMEDDPDASTADNGYSTDLDNSTLPQGLVNAFKYPDGNGGYYYNPDLRGDSVKVNVAGSQWFLSGNGKEYIVDLTNGNLEFYEATQVTIAAGQFEMNLEHSFLEIKFIDLTYSQSWQYDVHINYTEQVSLGLKTVTTSTGATKQVFNFTQSVRNMTVNVTKTKAEITFEIVMGAVTATLALVAVLGPVVDGLAGAAEVTVESVEEGSAIVSETSFVEELSGSEEAEEQNVANEENALANGAEQAAGRMTRIKNAFNSTRWKVFGGITAAIGAAYGVEMAVSAIMSAVYQNKWDEVPGFDEFANDAIAPYTFPGIDGYELKSAWLADSLQIGLKTK is encoded by the coding sequence ATGGCGACTACCACCGATGACACCACCCTCGCCCCGGTCCCGGTAACAGAAATACCCACTCGCCCCACAACCGATACCTACAACTGGGATACGGTAGTGGCGTTGCATTACGACACCACCAACACGGCGCTAACAGACAACTGGGGCAGCGTAGACAGCCGGGTGAAAAGCATCTCGCAGGCTGCGAGCGATGACCCAAGCTATCAGATTCAGGCCAGCCTCAGCCCCTGGCAACTCACTACCGGCGGCGACGGCAAAAACATCAACATGATTGTCCCTGTCGCAGGTGGCACCTACCAGGCGGGTGCTCACAGCTATTCGCTTGACGGGCTGGGCATGAGCGTCATCATCCAGATCAATATGGACTGGATCCCTGACCCGGATCAGAAGTCGTTTGTGATAAATAGCGGCGTAGACGGCATTGTTGACGACCTCGACAAATATATTATCGACACGGCGCTAATTAATGACTTTGCGGCCAACGGCGTCACCATCGCCAGCGACTGGAGCGTGGCGATAAATACCAAAGGATCGGCCTGGACCCTTGGCGCACCCGACAATTCCGTTTTCTACGCCCTGTTCTTCAGCCAGGACAAAGACCAGAATACCTTTCTTTCCGTCTATCAGTTCATCCACTCTTTTTCCAACCAGCTTGTCGCGCTAAGTCACGAGGCGGGTGGCACACCGGCGGTTGTAGTAATGAACATTATGAATCCACCTAATGCAGGCAGTATTGGCAATGCCGTACTCCCTGATTTAATGAGTGAATGGTTCAACAGCAACATCAGCTATTTCAACTTCATCTTCTCGGTGATTGATCTGACGCTACAGCTTGATAAATCACCCAGTTATACCTGGATAGACCCCACCACAACCAGCTATGCGGTTATTGATGAACAAACCATGACCAGTTCGGTCATGGGTGTGCTGACCATGGTGCAAAACAATCCACCAGGGACTAACCATCAGGTCTCGCCAAATGCTATTCCCACCGGCCCGGATGCTAATGGCGCTGACGTAGGAATGTTGATTAGCGGGCAGAACTTCATGAAAAACATGATGCTCGGCGGGGCAAAGCATCTGTTTGACAACGCCAACGATGAAGATTTCTCCATCTTTAACGACGGGTTGTCTATTAAAAACGTTAACAAACTGACCTACGGCTATTTCAAAATGGAAGACGATCCCGATGCCAGCACGGCAGATAATGGCTACTCGACCGATCTGGACAACAGCACACTCCCTCAGGGACTGGTTAACGCCTTCAAATACCCGGATGGCAACGGCGGCTACTACTACAACCCTGATCTGCGCGGTGATTCCGTCAAGGTTAACGTAGCCGGTAGCCAGTGGTTCCTCAGCGGCAACGGCAAGGAATACATTGTCGACCTCACGAACGGCAACCTGGAATTTTATGAGGCAACCCAGGTCACCATCGCCGCCGGGCAGTTTGAAATGAACCTTGAACACAGCTTTCTCGAAATCAAGTTCATTGACCTGACCTACTCACAGAGCTGGCAATACGACGTACACATCAACTACACCGAACAGGTCAGCCTTGGCCTGAAAACAGTGACCACATCAACCGGCGCCACCAAACAGGTCTTCAACTTCACCCAGTCGGTGCGCAACATGACCGTCAACGTCACCAAAACCAAAGCGGAAATCACCTTTGAAATCGTAATGGGTGCCGTCACGGCAACGCTGGCGCTGGTTGCGGTACTCGGCCCTGTTGTCGATGGACTCGCCGGTGCGGCTGAAGTCACGGTGGAAAGTGTGGAGGAAGGCAGCGCTATTGTCAGCGAAACGTCATTTGTTGAAGAACTCAGCGGCAGCGAGGAGGCTGAGGAACAAAACGTGGCTAACGAGGAAAACGCGCTCGCCAACGGTGCCGAACAGGCCGCAGGTCGCATGACCCGTATTAAAAATGCGTTTAACTCCACCCGCTGGAAGGTGTTTGGCGGTATCACGGCCGCTATCGGTGCTGCCTACGGCGTTGAGATGGCCGTTTCCGCAATTATGTCTGCGGTGTATCAGAACAAATGGGATGAGGTGCCTGGGTTTGACGAGTTTGCCAATGACGCCATTGCGCCCTACACCTTCCCGGGCATTGACGGCTATGAACTCAAATCCGCGTGGCTTGCTGATTCCCTCCAGATTGGCCTGAAAACCAAATAA
- a CDS encoding TULIP family P47-like protein encodes MDTYQYDYSYALTKDKVNDIMRNNLASVTMPIVYTDHDTVTGAITTLNVHLDVWNMADGGQNSLMKLNVPIKDGSLSISNLPGVNGEWDMAGVTLLMEITLGWMGPGNQQELNGEGSLTQLVFSPTQNATPDDPGYVAILTVTDPSSKLTSAAIGMLKQIIQEAFYQNRDNLQYVFAGVVPVPAGTTTWLRPYKWQYYVASGDIEALCFLSMLDDSPFPATPAFDSTALVPGVNAVALISQNIFFKNTLLPGVQTTFPGGNFSVSQSNQHSLISNNGSFTVTVDGDDINTNSFSLWPSDAGDGLQTSSAGGGPLTFLFGLANLPDASYSWTTQTVNPLSLDVASGTMTFEQDPNPKSTHDQDIPWYDYIILVGLGLTLVGLIADITDAINGFGDRVNDVGMSNINNTVQSTLGNHVVNVTDLLNWQANGQSFTLTSGALDGALYFRGNLS; translated from the coding sequence ATGGATACTTATCAGTATGACTATTCCTATGCGCTGACCAAAGACAAAGTCAACGACATCATGCGTAATAATCTGGCGTCGGTAACCATGCCCATTGTTTATACCGACCACGACACCGTCACTGGGGCTATTACGACTCTCAATGTTCATCTGGATGTCTGGAATATGGCCGACGGTGGCCAGAACAGCCTGATGAAGCTCAATGTTCCCATCAAAGATGGCAGCCTGAGCATTTCTAATCTTCCTGGCGTCAACGGTGAATGGGATATGGCCGGTGTTACGCTGCTGATGGAAATCACGCTGGGCTGGATGGGGCCTGGCAATCAACAGGAACTCAACGGTGAAGGGTCACTGACACAACTGGTGTTCTCGCCCACGCAAAATGCAACGCCAGATGACCCTGGTTATGTCGCCATTCTCACCGTCACCGACCCTTCCAGCAAACTGACAAGTGCCGCTATCGGCATGCTTAAACAGATAATCCAGGAAGCCTTCTACCAGAACCGGGATAACCTGCAATATGTCTTCGCGGGCGTTGTGCCTGTGCCGGCCGGAACAACGACCTGGCTGAGGCCGTATAAGTGGCAATACTATGTTGCGTCAGGTGATATTGAAGCGCTCTGCTTTCTCTCGATGCTCGACGACTCGCCCTTTCCGGCAACCCCGGCCTTTGACTCAACGGCGCTGGTGCCAGGTGTGAATGCCGTGGCGCTTATCTCGCAGAATATCTTTTTCAAAAACACACTGTTGCCCGGCGTGCAAACCACCTTTCCTGGCGGAAATTTTTCCGTCAGCCAGTCAAACCAGCATTCGCTTATTTCTAACAACGGCTCTTTTACCGTCACGGTGGACGGCGATGACATCAATACCAACAGTTTTTCGCTATGGCCATCCGACGCCGGAGACGGACTGCAAACCTCCAGCGCAGGTGGCGGTCCACTTACCTTTCTCTTTGGTCTGGCAAACCTTCCCGATGCTTCATACAGTTGGACGACGCAAACGGTCAACCCCCTGTCTCTGGATGTAGCAAGCGGCACAATGACCTTTGAGCAGGACCCAAATCCGAAGAGTACTCACGACCAGGATATTCCCTGGTACGACTATATCATTCTGGTGGGGCTGGGCCTGACGCTGGTAGGTCTGATTGCCGACATCACGGATGCCATTAACGGATTTGGTGACCGGGTTAACGATGTCGGGATGTCGAACATCAATAACACCGTGCAGTCCACTCTCGGTAATCATGTCGTCAATGTTACCGACTTGCTCAACTGGCAGGCGAATGGCCAGTCGTTCACCCTGACCAGTGGTGCGCTTGACGGCGCGCTCTACTTTCGTGGAAACCTTTCCTGA
- a CDS encoding DMT family transporter has translation MTIIMIILAVAGGAALSIQAAINGQLGNNVGVFKCAFLTFSVGALITGLLIFFFEPRHAVTLLDVPKWQLLGAMFGVPYIVIMVLAVQRIGTAVATVAVIFGQLTMSMLIDNFGWLANAPIAFSMSRLGAIVCLGIALFFIYSGSHDRTTEKARGSHQASAND, from the coding sequence ATGACAATAATCATGATTATTTTAGCGGTGGCAGGCGGAGCCGCACTGAGCATACAGGCGGCGATAAATGGTCAACTGGGCAACAACGTGGGCGTTTTTAAATGCGCGTTTCTGACCTTTTCCGTGGGTGCACTCATTACCGGCCTGCTCATTTTCTTTTTTGAACCTCGACACGCTGTCACCCTGCTGGATGTCCCCAAATGGCAACTGCTGGGTGCGATGTTTGGCGTGCCGTATATTGTCATTATGGTTCTGGCGGTGCAGCGCATCGGTACAGCAGTCGCCACCGTTGCCGTCATCTTCGGACAGCTGACAATGAGTATGTTGATTGATAATTTCGGCTGGCTGGCGAATGCGCCAATCGCGTTTTCAATGAGCCGTCTCGGTGCCATTGTCTGTCTGGGGATAGCGTTGTTCTTCATCTATTCAGGCAGTCATGATCGCACCACCGAAAAAGCCAGGGGATCTCACCAGGCTTCGGCAAACGACTAA
- a CDS encoding DMT family transporter — MQFLLVLLVIAGGMGLSVEAGLLGPLGGEVGDLWATFSIFAVGTALTFLLMLFFSPRNSPSFFAQPSWHLLGGVLGPIYVVILTVATPAIGIAMTMIGVLAGQVSKSLIIDHFGLLGTPRRKINSRRIIALFFIVAALFLVAQG, encoded by the coding sequence ATGCAATTTTTACTGGTTTTACTCGTTATCGCAGGTGGAATGGGATTGTCCGTAGAGGCGGGGTTACTGGGACCGCTTGGCGGTGAAGTTGGCGATTTATGGGCCACGTTCAGTATTTTTGCTGTGGGTACGGCACTGACCTTTCTGCTGATGCTGTTCTTTAGCCCTCGTAACAGCCCGTCATTTTTCGCCCAACCGTCATGGCACCTGCTGGGCGGCGTGCTGGGCCCCATTTACGTGGTTATTCTGACGGTCGCGACACCGGCCATTGGCATCGCTATGACGATGATTGGCGTGCTTGCCGGTCAGGTATCAAAGAGTCTTATCATCGACCATTTCGGCCTGCTGGGCACACCGCGCAGGAAAATTAATAGCAGGCGCATCATTGCACTGTTTTTTATCGTTGCTGCGCTTTTCCTGGTTGCTCAGGGGTAA
- a CDS encoding LysR family transcriptional regulator: MYDVGSITIRSLLIFIAVYETQNFSVVARREGISASQVSRVIQQLEDALGQQLFYRNTRAVIPTESGHLFIGYARSMTTSLEQARRQLNERALEPSGLVRINAPVFFGQRHVAPGLPGLTARYPHLSIELTLTDDYIDPHRDAADVIFRIGTLTDSSFHARVFGQQFYHLAASPSYLKKYGPPRGPDDLSRHHCLVYRGSSGPNRWLLRRPQEEWVHYPVTPLMASNNAETLLVAALGGMGIVLFPDWLVSERLHNGDLVALLPQLEKAISTEPQHIAAIYPNSRHAPLNVRAVIDHYIEAFGKPLYWQ; the protein is encoded by the coding sequence ATGTACGACGTCGGCAGCATCACTATCCGCTCACTACTCATTTTTATTGCAGTCTATGAAACACAGAATTTTTCTGTGGTGGCCCGGCGTGAAGGGATTTCCGCGTCCCAGGTGTCGCGGGTGATTCAGCAGCTTGAGGATGCACTCGGTCAGCAGCTGTTTTATCGCAACACGCGAGCCGTTATTCCCACTGAGAGCGGGCATCTTTTTATTGGCTATGCGCGAAGCATGACGACTAGTCTTGAGCAGGCCCGCCGGCAGCTCAATGAACGGGCGCTTGAGCCTTCAGGGCTGGTACGTATCAACGCACCGGTCTTTTTCGGGCAGCGGCACGTAGCACCTGGCTTACCAGGACTTACGGCGCGTTATCCGCACCTGAGCATTGAGCTTACGCTTACGGACGATTACATCGATCCTCATCGCGATGCGGCAGATGTGATTTTTCGCATCGGTACGCTTACCGACTCGTCTTTTCACGCCCGCGTCTTCGGCCAGCAGTTTTACCATCTGGCGGCATCACCGTCCTATCTGAAGAAATATGGTCCACCGCGCGGGCCTGATGATTTAAGCCGACATCACTGCCTGGTGTACCGGGGTTCTTCCGGGCCTAACCGCTGGCTGCTGCGGCGCCCGCAAGAGGAGTGGGTACATTATCCTGTCACGCCGCTAATGGCGTCTAACAATGCTGAAACATTGCTGGTTGCAGCCCTTGGCGGTATGGGCATTGTGTTATTTCCTGACTGGCTGGTCAGTGAGAGGTTGCACAACGGCGATCTGGTGGCATTACTGCCGCAGCTGGAGAAGGCAATTAGCACAGAACCGCAGCATATTGCCGCTATCTATCCCAATTCGCGCCATGCGCCGCTCAACGTCAGGGCAGTGATTGATCATTACATTGAGGCCTTTGGCAAACCGCTTTACTGGCAGTAA